The stretch of DNA TAAGCTTGCTGAACAAGGGGATATCAAGGCAATTAATTTTTATAATTATAGACCTTTCTATAAACTCTTTTCTTTCAAAATTATTTTAATTGTAGTTTCCCCTACAAACATTAATAATACCTACCCTATTGATTAATCAATTTAGTCTTAATAATAATAATGCAACTTAAACAGATTCTTTGCTTTTTATTTTTGTTTTTCACCCTCCCTTTATTAGCTCAAAAACGAGTAACCATGAGTGGTTATGTCAAGGACGCCACCACAGGTGAAGATTTGATTTACGCCAATGTCTACAATCAAGCCAATACCTTGGATGGAGTAACAACAAATATTTATGGTTTTTATTCGCTTTCTCTAAAACCAGGAAAATACACCATTGTTGCTAGTTATATTGGTTATGAAGATAAAAAAATAGAACTAGACCTCACACAAGATACCGTATTCAATATCGAAATGTCTAATGGGGCTACCTTTGACTCTATTGTTGTTGTTACCGACAAAAGAGGAAATACCAATGTAGAAAGTACGCAAATGGGTACGGTAGAGTTGGCCATGAAAGATATAAAAAAGCTTCCTGCTTTGATGGGAGAAGTCGATTTACTCAAAACCATTCAATTGCTTCCAGGCGTTCAATCTGCGGGAGAAGGAACCGCAGGATTTTTTGTACGAGGCGGTGGTATTGATCAAAATTTGGTTCTTTTGGACGAAGCTGTAGTATACAATGCAGGGCATTTATTAGGATTCTTTTCTGTTTTTAATTCGGATGCTATAAAAAAAGCTACCCTCATAAAAGGAGGAATGCCCGCCAATTATGGGGGGCGTATTTCTTCTGTTTTGGACATTCAAATGAAAGATGGTTACGATGAAAAATTTGGTATTGAAGGTGGTATTGGTATTATTTCTTCTAGATTGACGGTGCAAGGTCCTATTGTCCCCAAAAAAGGTTCTTTTATTATTTCAGGGCGTCGTACCTATGCCTTTGATATTGCACAACCTTTTTTAAAAGGTACTTCATTTGAGGGAACCAATTATTACTTTTACGATTTAAACATCAAAGCTAAATATCAAGTGACCGATAAAGATCGGTTGTTTTTGAGTGGCTATTTTGGTAGAGATGTACTCAACCTAAAAAACCCAGATCGAGGCTTTGTTTTTGATATGCCTTATGGCAATAGTACCGCTACCTTACGCTGGAATCATATTTTTGATGATAAGCTTTTTATGAATTTTATTTTTGTTTACAACGATTATGATTTTTCAGTATCAGGAGGGCAAGAACAATTTTCATTTAAACTCAACTCAGGTATTCGAGATTTTGGAGGTAAAATTAGCTTTGATTATTACCCCAATCCCCGACATCAAATTAAGTTTGGCGCAGATTATACCTATCATACTTTTACTCCCAATCGAGCAGAAGCCTTTTCGGGAGATGAAGCATTTATTATTGACCCAGACCGCAAACACTCTCATGAAGCAGGTGTTTATGTAACTGACAATTGGAAAATTAGCAAAATTTTTAGCGTAAATGTTGGACTGCGTTTTTCTATGTTTCAGCAGGTTGGTCCCTATCAAGGTAAAATTGATACCAATCGTACGTACAAAACGTTAGAGCCAGTCAAAACCTATTTTGGAGTAGAACCTAGGTTTAGTGGCAAAGCAACCGTTTCTCCCTATTCATCGATTAAAGCAGCCGTTACTTTAGGTCGCCAATATGTGCATTTAGTCACCAATTCAACCAGTACGCTGCCAACAGATTTGTGGGTACCAAGTACCGAAACCGTCAAACCACAATGGGGCTTACAATATGCCTTAGGTTATTTTCATAATTTCTTTGACAACACCCTAGAAGCTTCTGTTGAGGTGTTCTACAAAGACCTCTTCAATCAACTTGACTATGCAGAAAACTATACGCCAGCTCCCAATACAGATATTGAAGATCAATTTATTTCGGGGCGAGGCAGAGCCTATGGTTTAGAGCTATTTGTTCGCAAACAAAAAGGTCGTTTTACAGGCTGGGTCGCCTATACCCTCTCCCGTTCAGAACGGTCATTTGATCAG from Aureispira anguillae encodes:
- a CDS encoding TonB-dependent receptor yields the protein MQLKQILCFLFLFFTLPLLAQKRVTMSGYVKDATTGEDLIYANVYNQANTLDGVTTNIYGFYSLSLKPGKYTIVASYIGYEDKKIELDLTQDTVFNIEMSNGATFDSIVVVTDKRGNTNVESTQMGTVELAMKDIKKLPALMGEVDLLKTIQLLPGVQSAGEGTAGFFVRGGGIDQNLVLLDEAVVYNAGHLLGFFSVFNSDAIKKATLIKGGMPANYGGRISSVLDIQMKDGYDEKFGIEGGIGIISSRLTVQGPIVPKKGSFIISGRRTYAFDIAQPFLKGTSFEGTNYYFYDLNIKAKYQVTDKDRLFLSGYFGRDVLNLKNPDRGFVFDMPYGNSTATLRWNHIFDDKLFMNFIFVYNDYDFSVSGGQEQFSFKLNSGIRDFGGKISFDYYPNPRHQIKFGADYTYHTFTPNRAEAFSGDEAFIIDPDRKHSHEAGVYVTDNWKISKIFSVNVGLRFSMFQQVGPYQGKIDTNRTYKTLEPVKTYFGVEPRFSGKATVSPYSSIKAAVTLGRQYVHLVTNSTSTLPTDLWVPSTETVKPQWGLQYALGYFHNFFDNTLEASVEVFYKDLFNQLDYAENYTPAPNTDIEDQFISGRGRAYGLELFVRKQKGRFTGWVAYTLSRSERSFDQIKGNTFVAGFDRTHDLSVVLSYDIVDWFTVSSTFILGSGAPYTPIKSVYMIGFTPTLEYGLRNSARLPTYHRLDLSLSFRLTKKNKPFQADAVFSVYNVYNRKNIFFTYTSPETDALSGQVELKSYQVSLFPIIPAVTVNFKWKQPKKGYYKAQRADRKAKRAAKKAGLE